Proteins from one Zingiber officinale cultivar Zhangliang unplaced genomic scaffold, Zo_v1.1 ctg229, whole genome shotgun sequence genomic window:
- the LOC122036977 gene encoding ATP-dependent 6-phosphofructokinase 3-like, with the protein MGPKSVIGEAGYVMEDVPHLGDYLLDLPTYSNPLQDNPAYSAVKQYFVNDDDAVVQKVVVHKNDPKGMHFRRAGSRQKVFFESDEVHACIVTCGGLCPGLNTVIREVVCGLYDMYGVRKVLGIVGGYKGFYSSNTINLTPKSVNDIHKKGGTILGTSRGGHDTSKIVNSIEDRGINQVYIIGGDGTQRGAALIYEEIQKRGLKVAVAGIPKTIDNDIAVIDKSFGFDTAVEEAQRAINAAHVEAESVENGIGLVKLMGRYSGFIAMYATLASRDVDCCLIPESSFHLEGKGQLLEFIEKRLKENGHMVIVVAEGAGQELIAESMRSISHKDASGNKLLLDIGLWLSHKIKAHFNKTKVSINLKYIDPTYMIRAVPSNASDNVYCTLLAHSAVHGAMAGYTGFTTGPVNGRHAYIPFHRITEMPNKVVITDRIWARLLSSTNQPSFLSSTDVEAKRDEDEPPTQLLDDGKDRCSTPPPNATP; encoded by the exons ATGGGGCCAAAATCGGTCATCGGTGAGGCTGGCTATGTAATGGAGGACGTACCTCATCTCGGTGATTATTTACTTGATCTCCCG ACCTATTCAAATCCACTTCAAGACAATCCCGCATACTCTGCGGTCAA ACAGTATTTTGTGAATGACGACGATGCCGTGGTACAAAAG GTTGTGGTTCATAAGAATGATCCAAAAGGGATGCACTTCCGGCGAGCCGGGTCTCGGCAAAAG GTGTTCTTTGAGTCGGATGAGGTGCATGCTTGCATTGTGACTTGTGGAGGTTTGTGTCCCGGACTCAACACGGTCATACGAGAAGTAGTGTGTGGACTATACGACATGTATGGTGTTCGCAAAGTTCTTGGAATCGTG GGTGGATATAAAGGCTTCTACTCGAGCAACACCATTAACTTGACACCGAAGAGTGTCAATGACATCCACAAAAAAGGAGGTACTATCCTTGGCACATCGAGAGGTGGTCATGATACATCAAAGATAGTAAACAGTATCGAAGATCGCGGAATCAATCAG GTTTACATAATAGGAGGCGATGGAACTCAAAGAGGAGCTGCACTTATCTATGAG gaaattcaaaaacgCGGCCTGAAAGTTGCGGTAGCCGGCATCCCCAAGACTATCGACAATGACATTGCG GTTATCGACAAGTCATTTGGTTTTGACACTGCCGTCGAAGAGGCACAGCGGGCAATAAATGCCGCTCATGTGGAAGCTGAAAGTGTCGAAAATGGTATTGGCCTTGTGAAGCTTATGGGCCGCTATAGTG GGTTCATCGCTATGTATGCTACACTCGCTAGTAGAGATGTG GATTGTTGCTTGATTCCGGAATCATCGTTCCACTTGGAAGGTAAGGGCCAACTACTGGAGTTCATCGAGAAACGGCTCAAAGAGAACGGGCACATGGTCATTGTCGTCGCGGAGGGTGCAGGACAAGAACTGATCGCGGAGAGCATGCGATCCATCAGCCACAAAGACGCCTCCGGCAATAAGCTACTGCTCGACATTGGACTCTGGCTGTCGCACAAGATAAAG GCTCACTTTAACAAAACGAAGGTGTCGATAAACCTCAAATACATAG ATCCAACTTACATGATTCGAGCAGTACCGAGCAATGCGTCGGACAATGTTTACTGCACTTTGCTGGCTCATAGTGCTGTTCATGGAGCCATGGCGGGCTACACTGGATTCACCACTGGACCTGTCAATGGAAGACATGCTTACATACCTTTCCAT AGGATTACGGAGATGCCAAACAAGGTGGTGATAACCGATCGAATTTGGGCGAGGCTGTTGTCTTCCACGAATCAACCCAGTTTTCTTAGCTCCACTGATGTTGAGGCGAAGAGGGACGAGGATGAACCGCCGACGCAGCTGCTGGACGACGGCAAGGATCGCTGCTCGACACCGCCTCCTAATGCCACACCCTGA
- the LOC122036978 gene encoding exopolygalacturonase-like — protein MNSNNGAIQLAISLLFSIWCTTCVAGQSGNAIYNVKDHGALGNGQNDDTKAFQAAWDASCAIEGNPTILIPMGSYLVGPLHFKGPCKSAMAIDLRGQLLASTHLNAYTKDWIEFQYINGLVISGGGIFHGQGSSSLVFSFVKNAKIKSISSIDSKLFHIHIFSSENFDIESVTISAPGDSPNTDGIHIADSTNVTITNATIGTGDDCISIGPGNSNLNISNVHCGPGHGISVGSLGKNSGETDVVGLTVKNCTLNATTNGLRIKTWQSSPSRLKAAQFTYQDITMNNVYNPIIIDQEYCPYISCAGKDPSRVQIYDIKFTNVKGTSSSAEAIKFICSSSFPCQGVVLNDIDLRYTGDATGNKTTTSTCANVRGKSNGNVKPNPCI, from the exons ATGAATTCGAACAACGGCGCCATCCAGCTCGCAATTAGCTTGTTGTTCTCAATATGGTGCACTACGTGTGTTGCCGGCCAATCGGGCAATGCAATTTATAATGTGAAGGATCATGGAGCGCTAGGAAATGGCCAAAATGATGACACAAAG GCTTTTCAAGCGGCATGGGATGCATCTTGTGCCATCGAAGGGAATCCGACAATACTAATCCCCATGGGGTCGTATTTGGTTGGTCCTTTACACTTCAAAGGGCCTTGCAAGAGTGCCATGGCGATTGATTTGAGAGGGCAATTGCTTGCATCGACCCACCTCAATGCTTACACAAAAGATTGGATTGAGTTCCAATACATAAATGGACTAGTGATATCAGGCGGTGGAATATTCCATGGGCAAGGATCTTCG TCATTGGTGTTCAGTTTTGTGAAGAATGCAAAGATCAAAAGCATTTCCTCTATCGATAGCAAACTGTTCCACATTCATATTTTTTCATCAGAGAATTTCGATATCGAATCTGTGACCATCAGTGCCCCTGGAGACAGCCCAAACACTGATGGCATTCATATTGCCGATTCCACCAATGTCACCATTACAAATGCCACCATTGGCACCGGGGACGATTGCATCTCCATTGGACCGGGAAACTCCAACCTAAACATCTCTAATGTGCATTGTGGCCCTGGCCATGGCATTAGTGTCGGGAGCCTCGGTAAGAACTCGGGTGAAACTGATGTTGTCGGCTTGACGGTTAAGAATTGCACCTTGAATGCCACGACCAACGGGTTGCGGATCAAGACATGGCAATCTTCTCCGAGCCGGTTGAAGGCTGCCCAATTTACCTACCAAGACATCACCATGAACAATGTCTACAACCCCATCATAATAGACCAAGAGTATTGCCCCTACATTTCGTGCGCCGGAAAG GATCCATCTCGTGTTCAAATCTACGATATCAAGTTCACAAACGTCAAGGGAACTTCTTCCTCGGCGGAAGCCATCAAGTTCATTTGTAGTAGCTCATTTCCATGTCAAGGAGTGGTACTAAATGATATCGACTTGCGTTACACCGGCGATGCAACGGGGAACAAGACAACAACATCAACATGTGCCAACGTTCGA